The sequence TGAAGTGGTCCGGCGGCTATGTGTGGGCGTGCAAGAACTATGACGGCGACGTCCAGTCCGACACGGTCGCACAGGGCTTCGGCTCGCTCGGCCTGATGACCTCCGTGCTGCTGACGCCCGACGGCAAGACCGTCGAAGCCGAAGCCGCCCACGGCACCGTGACGCGCCACTATCGCCAGCACCAGCAGGGCAAGGAGACGTCGACCAACTCGATCGCGTCGATCTTCGCCTGGACCCGCGGCCTCGCCCATCGCGCCAAGCTCGACGACAACGCCGAACTGGCGAAGTTCGCGCTGACGCTCGAGAAGGTCTGCGTCGATACGGTCGAAGCCGGCGACATGACCAAGGATCTGGCGCTGCTCGTTGGCCCGGACCAGAAGTGGCTGTCGACGACGGGCTTCCTCGACAAGGTCAGCGAAAACCTGACCAAGGCGATGGCATAAGCCTCACCCGTCTTAATTGACACAGGAAACGGCGCGGGCTCATCCCGCGCCGTTTTCGTTTTCTGTCATCGCGCCGCCTCGCCCCAACTCCCACTGCGCTGGCAGCCCCATCCAGTCTCCGGCAGGCCCGCCAAGCGCCTCCCCACCGGTCAGGATTCCGATTACGGAAAGGGAAAATGCATTTGAAGCTATACAGTAAATACTATCGATAATTTGTCAGTATTTATGGATTAAGTCACGGCCAATAATCATATTGTTGCATCGCAACAAATACACAGACTCGGACCTTCTTGGGAAATACACCCAACAGTCGGTTGACCCCGCCGGATAAGTTTTCATAGGATCAATAGAGAGGCGCGAGGGAGCGCATTTCACAGACAGAGGGAGAAGCTGTCTTTGATCATCGGGTCGAATTCCCACTACCTTTCGTGCGACGAATGAGACGGTCGCTGGTACGGCGAAGCGCGAAGCCTCTGGCTGTTGGCGGGGCGATCGACCGTATGTGTGCCGCAACGCCCCCTCGCCCTCTAGTTGGCCACTTCGGCCGCGCTCCGGCGCACTCGGCCTCGTGAGGGACATAGCGGGCGCAAAGGGCGACAGGCGCCGGGAGCCTTGCAGGCCCCCTTTCCGGCGGCATCCGCAGGTCCGTCACAGGGCGTGACCGCCCTCCTATGCGGAGCCAACGTGTCCTGAGGGGCGCACGGAGCCGGCGCCCGGGACCAAGGCGGGCTTCGAACCATCCCCGCCCAAATTCAGCCCAAGGCGGCACAACCATAAAATTCCGGGAGGACGTGCATGGCGTCAGTAGAATTCGTAAATGTGAAGAAGTCCTTCGGTGCTCAGCCCATCATCCGGGGCGTTGATGTCCGGATCGATGATGGCGAGTTCGTCATCCTGGTCGGCCCGTCCGGATGCGGCAAGTCGACTCTGCTGCGGATGCTGGCGGGGCTGGAAAACATCACCGCGGGCGAGATCCGCATCGGCGACAAGGTCGTGAATCGAGTGCCGCCGAAGGAACGCGACATCGCCATGGTGTTCCAGAATTATGCGCTCTATCCGCATATGACGGTCGCCGACAACATGGCGTTCTCGCTCACGCTGAAGGGCGCGAGCAAGGCCACGATCGACGAGCGCGTCCGCCCCGCCGCCGAGATCCTCGGATTGACCCACCTTCTGGAACGCTACCCGCGCCAGCTCTCGGGCGGCCAGCGCCAGCGCGTCGCCATGGGCCGGGCCATCGTCCGCGATCCCCAGGTGTTCCTGTTCGATGAACCGCTTTCCAATCTCGACGCCAAGCTGCGCGTCGCCATGCGGGCCGAAATCAAGGAACTGCACCAGCGCCTGAAGACGACGACCGTCTATGTCACGCACGACCAGATCGAGGCCATGACCATGGCCGACAAGATCGTCGTCATGCAGGATGGCCGCGTCGAGCAGATCGGCGCGCCGCTCGAGCTCTATGATCGGCCGGTCAACCTGTTCGTCGCCGGTTTCATCGGCTCGCCCTCGATGAACATGATCAAGGGACACCTCGATCCGAACGACGCGCGCCGCTTCGTCGCCACCGATGGAACCGTGCTCCCCGTCGACCGGGAGATCGAGGCCGCCAAGGGGCAGGATCTCGTCTATGGCCTGCGGCCGGAGGCCATGCGGCTCGATCCCGCTGGCATCCCCGCAACCGTTCTGGTCACCGAACCCACCGGCTCGGAGACGCAGATCATCGCCAAGCTCGCCGGAACGGATGTCACCTGCGTGTTCCGCGAGCGCGTCGCCGCCAAGCCGGGC is a genomic window of Kaistia defluvii containing:
- a CDS encoding ABC transporter ATP-binding protein, translated to MASVEFVNVKKSFGAQPIIRGVDVRIDDGEFVILVGPSGCGKSTLLRMLAGLENITAGEIRIGDKVVNRVPPKERDIAMVFQNYALYPHMTVADNMAFSLTLKGASKATIDERVRPAAEILGLTHLLERYPRQLSGGQRQRVAMGRAIVRDPQVFLFDEPLSNLDAKLRVAMRAEIKELHQRLKTTTVYVTHDQIEAMTMADKIVVMQDGRVEQIGAPLELYDRPVNLFVAGFIGSPSMNMIKGHLDPNDARRFVATDGTVLPVDREIEAAKGQDLVYGLRPEAMRLDPAGIPATVLVTEPTGSETQIIAKLAGTDVTCVFRERVAAKPGETLNIGIDTASTHIFNAATGLRL